The DNA region GTCCACAATCCCGGACTTGAGCGCCGAGGCATGGACCTCGGCCCCTCCTTCGATCATGAGACTGCTGACCTCCATCACTCCGAGGTCTTCCAGGATCTGGACGAACTCGATCCTGTGCATCCCCTTTTTCGCGACCAGGACCGTGACGTTTCGTTCCTGATAGGCCTTAATCCTCTCCCGAGCTACGTCCCCTCCTGCAAAGATGAAGGTCTTGGCAGGGGAATCATTTACGATCACCCGGGCATCGAGCGGGGTCCTCAAGTGGGTATCCAGGATGATTCGGATCGGGTCCCTGCCCTGGCGTCCGGCGAGCCGGGTCGTCAGGCTCGGATTATCCGTGATGACCGTGTTGACGCCGACCAGGACCGCATCCACGGTGTCCCGGATTTCATGCGCTCGTTCCCGTGCGGCTTCTCCGGTGATCCACCTGGAGTCTCCGGTCCGGGTCGCAATCCTTCCATCCAGGGAGACCGCCGCCTTGAGGATCACAAAGGGGATCTTCTTCGTGATGTATTTGATGAAAAACTCGTTTAATTTTCGCGCCTCGTTCTCCAGTATCCCGACGTCCACCTTAATTCCGGCGTCCCTGAGCATCCGGATTCCCCTGCCGTTGACCAGCGGATTCGGGTCCTGCATGGCGGCCACCACACGGGCCACCCGGCTTCGGATGATGAAATCCACGCATGGAAGGGTCCGCCCCCGGTGGCAGCACGGCTCCAGGGTCACATACAGCGTGCTCCCCTGCGCGGCCATGCCGGCCTCATTCAGGGCGTGAATCTCAGCATGAGGTGTCCCGGCCTTCTGGTGGTAGCCCATTCCGGCAACGGCCCCATCCTTGACCACGACCGCGCCGACCATGGGATTCGGCGATGTGCGCCCTCTACCCTGTTGGGCCAGATGCAAAGCCATTTTCATGTAATCCGTGTCATTCATTGATAAACTCGTTTAAATCATATAGATGAATATTTTTCCTCAAACGCATGATATTACAGATGAACTTCCTGCAAAACCGTCCAAATAAAAAACCCGAAGCGTATAAACACTCCGGGCATTCATTTCACACATAACTGTGCAAGCCTTCTTCCATCCAGACTGTCACTGTCGGCCCCGGAGTCTCACCGGATCAGTCCCCATGTTTACACGAGGAGTCGCGGGCTATACCGCCGATCGGGATTTTCACCCTGCCCTGAAGGTTTATACATATTCAAATTTGGATATATCTTATGACCGGTGCAGATAAAAGTCAAGCCTTTTTTCAAACAAGCCTTTTTCGGTCTGATGAGAACCGGGCAGAGCGTCCCTGCTCCCGTGATCTCAGGAGGTTGAACCCAAAGATTCTCTTGTCAACTTCAATGGAATTCTCTATATATTAGGGGATACGGATTTAAAGAGATCATCTCAGGAAAAATTATGCAGCGGTTCTTCATGTTCAGTGGCGCTTTTCTTCGCGCCATGCAATTCAGTTTCCTGGTTATGGTTATTGTGCCAAGCGCTGCATCTTCTGAACCCCCGATCATGGAAGCCCATGCTTCTATCACCTATCCCATTTCTTCTCCGTATTATCCTATTGTCCTCAGAGGAAAAGACCTTCCGTCTCTTCATGATGTTCCCATAGGACGGATTTCCCTGTATGCAGCCCATGGGGCACAAATCAAACCGATCCCCTTCCAGATCGATCGCCGTGATAAAAAAGGACGGTTCGAAATCCCAGTTGACCAGGAGGGCAAGACATTTGAGAAACGCCAACCCCTGGACGAAAACGACGAGTGCGTGTTCATGTCTTCGGATATCGGTGAGAAAATAGAGTCAATCCCTGATGTGGCGCGGATCGAAGGAGCCACGGGCATCGAGATGACAGACCCCGGCACCGGCCGGCACGGGTGGGTCTATGCATTGGTCTTTCAAGGGGCGCCCCCCGGAGGTTGCCGATCATGATTATGTTTCCTACAACCCTGCAGATGACTCTGTCGAATCCAATGTCTACCGGATCGCGTTTTCAAAGAAGAAACCCTTTCTCGTGGACACCCTCCTTCAGAAAGATGAGGTGAGTCATCAATATAGCAAAAATTTTTCAGATACCATGAAAATCAGACATAAAGGGAAGCTCTTCCACCAATTTGAATTCCTGAGAACCCAGGATGACTACACCTCCCGGCTGGCGGCTGTCAAGGACGGACCCGTCCGGGTCATCCGAAGAACAGAGAACAGGGTCCGCGTCCTCTGGAAATTTCGCACCCCCGACATTACCATTGATTATGTCCATTACGCCAATGCCTTTTTTGTGAACACCTCCATTGATGTCCCCTTCAGACCCGGATGGTTCCTTTCGGATATGGCTACCCTGATGACCATGGACGGCAACGACGATCCGTCGCTGCCTCAAGCCAGCCTTTTCAGTAACTCGTTCCAGGACGGGCTCGTCATCAACGGAAGGGTGACGGAAGAGAAGAAACGATTCAATGCCTCCGGTGACAAATATTTCGTTCTGTCCAGCGCCTACGGGAAAA from Nitrospirae bacterium CG2_30_53_67 includes:
- a CDS encoding riboflavin biosynthesis protein RibD — translated: MVGAVVVKDGAVAGMGYHQKAGTPHAEIHALNEAGMAAQGSTLYVTLEPCCHRGRTLPCVDFIIRSRVARVVAAMQDPNPLVNGRGIRMLRDAGIKVDVGILENEARKLNEFFIKYITKKIPFVILKAAVSLDGRIATRTGDSRWITGEAARERAHEIRDTVDAVLVGVNTVITDNPSLTTRLAGRQGRDPIRIILDTHLRTPLDARVIVNDSPAKTFIFAGGDVARERIKAYQERNVTVLVAKKGMHRIEFVQILEDLGVMEVSSLMIEGGAEVHASALKSGIVD